One part of the Salmo salar chromosome ssa10, Ssal_v3.1, whole genome shotgun sequence genome encodes these proteins:
- the pycr3 gene encoding pyrroline-5-carboxylate reductase 3 isoform X4: MDSNLRIGFIGAGNMAYGIAKGVLQSGDVPPTNVKVSAPSARNFGRFQELGVAVTHSNAELVSSCDLVFVAVKPHLVTTILSEITDCVTRKHIIVSVAAGVTLATLQGLLPFDTVVLRLMPNLPCLVQQGALLFSRGTRARQEDGDLLRSLLQHCGLVEEGPEAWIDIHTGLSGSGVAFVYLFAEALAEGAVKMGMPSALAHSIAAQTVLGAGQLLRDSGKHPAQLRSEVCTPGGTTIFGLHAMEQGGVRAATMTAVETATERARELGRKSAPTATENRK, from the exons GAGATGTCCCTCCCACCAATGTTAAAGTGAGCGCACCCTCCGCAAGGAACTTTGGTCGCTTTCAG GAGTTGGGGGTGGCTGTCACCCACTCCAATGCAGAGCTGGTCAGTAGCTGTGACTTGGTGTTCGTGGCGGTCAAACCACACCTCGTCACAACCATTCTCAGTGAGATTACAGACTGCGTCACCCGGAAACACATCATCGTTTCCGTGGCAGCAGGTGTAACCTTGGCAACGCTTCAGGGG ctcctgcCATTTGACACTGTGGTTTTGAGACTGATGCCCAACCttccctgtctggtccagcaaggGGCACTGTTGTTCTCGCGGGGGACACGGGCGCGACAGGAGGACGGGGATCTGCTCCGCTCGCTGCTTCAACACTGTGGCCTGGTGGAGGAGGGGCCCGAGGCCTGGATAGACATCCACACTGGGCTCAGTGGCAGTGGGGTGGCCTTT GTGTATCTGTTTGCAGAGGCGCTGGCTGAGGGAGCGGTGAAGATGGGCATGCCCAGTGCTCTGGCCCATAGCATCGCTGCTCAGACTGTATTG gGGGCAGGCCAGTTGTTGAGGGACTCAGGGAAGCATCCAGCCCAACTGCGTTCGGAGGTGTGTACACCAGGAGGCACCACTATCTTCGGGCTTCATGCCATGGAGCAGGGGGGTGTGAGGGCCGCCACCATGACCGCTGTGGAGACTGCTACTGAGAGGGCCAGGGAGCTGGGCAGGAAGTCGGCGCCTACGGCCACAGAAAATAGGAAGTGA